DNA sequence from the Schistocerca serialis cubense isolate TAMUIC-IGC-003099 chromosome 9, iqSchSeri2.2, whole genome shotgun sequence genome:
cgGTTTACTCTAAATCTACAAGTTGTAACGAAATTCCGTTCACAGGCGTTGGGGATTTGAAGTGGGGACCAAGACGGTTAACTTTAGCACAGTAACTTACGCGTACTGTTTGCCTGCTATATGCAGAATACCACAACACAAGTTGCCCTCTGATTTCTGCTATTTGTCGCCTGGGTCCACTCACAAACAGGGCACGATCTGACGACCAACCTACATCAGCACCGACACGGCGCCTCCGTACCATGGTCCGGCTCACACGCTCTCCAGTCCCCGGTCCAGCATCATCCGCCGCAGCCACAACCCGCGACAGCACGTCTTCCTCCAATACAGCGGGGGTCTCGTAAATCAAGGATTTCGTGTATCCCATAGGTAGCAGTCTAGCAGGTACATGTCCGGAGAATGTACTGGTGAAGCAATCGGACTGGTCAAGAAATCCAATTTCGCCCAAATCATTGGTCCAAATTGTCTCTGCTGGCACCAGAATACGACACGTTTCCAGTCAAACGTTCCTACGCTGAATTTAACTGTCTTGGCTCCCACTGCAAGCCCCCTATGTCTGTACACAGAATTTAGTTACGCCCTGTATAGAATGTGCTAATAGATTGTTCCATTctcttcaacagatcctgtaattcttcttcactttccacgaggaaagcaatgtcatcagcgaatattatcaatGATGTCCCTTCAACCTGAATGTTAATCTCACCCCAcgacctttattttattttcgtcgttccttcttcgatgtgcagagtgAACAGTAAGGCTGAAATAAGGGATCCATGCATTACAACTTAGGTAATCACAGTACTTCTCTCTTGATCATCGATtttcatttttccctcttggttcttgtaaatattttatattacgTGTATTTCTCTAGAGTTTTTTTTCACGTACCAAGTAATTTCCATGTTTTGGTAGGCTATCAGGAAAGACTCTTAATTCCGATACTGAACGGGTCACTGTGACTGTTGTCGCAGTTTATGAAGAACAAATGTCGTTTAAGGTTTCGCCTCCTATCCTCTTGCTTCAGAGTTTCACGTGCCTCGACACCGCAAACAGCCATCTATGCAGACCGTCTGGTAAATTTGGCCTAGAACATGTTCTGAAAAGTTCGACTGTTCAAGAGGCGAAGAGACGGATCTCTTTCCTTAACTCCATATTTCCCTCCGTTCTCACGTTGCagattcctctctctctgtctcttctcaGTCagttttcactctctctctctctcttgcgttCCGATCAACTTGCTAAATGCTACCACTAGTTATTGTGTTTACATCGAACCGATCAGAACTGAGGAAACGtagttactttttttatttttatttttttctggagaAGAAGCGTGATTAAGAtctaacgttccgtcgacgacgaggtcattagaaacggagcataaGCTCTAATTGGAGAAGAATGGAGGAGGATATCGGTTGTGTCCTTTCAAATGAAACATCCCGGAATCCACCATAAGACATTTAACgatttcacgaaaaacctaaatcgggatggcggaAAGTGCGTTTGAACCAACACCCTCTCTGAGTCCAGCGTCTTACAATTGCGCCGCCTGCCTTGGTGTTCTTTCCGAGGTAGCCGTTCcgttagaaaaaaaaattacaatgaaatgaatacccctagctgcctAAAGGCGTTGaaataagtcaacggggacagttgaaaatgtatgccccgaccgagactcgaacccgcgatctcctgcttacatggcaggcgctctatccatctttctttttataattttgttcgttgttgatcgttgtgtttggccgttgcggacgtcacatgatatccgttcaagttcgttgttgatactttctctcagttttttgctacagagaccaaccagctctctgaccgaacactctgagctaccgtgccagttgatccagctgagccaccgaggacacacaggataatgcgactgcagggacttatctctggcacgcctcccgtgagacccacattcccaaattattgtcccgcactatattcataatgGCCCTGCCCATTATaaccattactcgcggctttttgccgatccccgtaagagttcgggcattgtttgtgcatccgcaaagaagaagatggtcaaatggccggtgtgccttaaatatataaaatttctcTAAGACACCGTCCTGTCCTATTAATGTGACCGTCTGTCAAAAGTCTCAGTAACAACCTCTCCCAGCTCGaacgtacaggaagagagtcagtgagggtcCGAAACTTTCTGACGGAGCtgtggagccatgacgactccagtCCCGttccagctgtgctaggtttctcggttcaggATCCATCATGCAAACATCCCGATCGAGGGGGTCACACAAATCCTCTATTGGGGTTAAATAAGAGGTTTTTGgggccaggagagtacggtaaactcctcCTGCTGCTCTTTAAAACATGCACATCCActacaagctgtgtgacacattgctttgtcctgctggtagatgcagttgtgcccaggagaaaataaactgcatgtaggagtggacatggccCGCAGGAATAGagccatacttgtgttgatccactgtgacttcagaaaacgcgagatcacccagggaatgccacgaaaacatacccccagaccataatgctctctGCTCCTGCGTGGATCCATAGGACGATTGTTGCAAGACCATACACGTCAacgaccatctgtccaatggagcataaaacgtgattcatctggaaaggccacttcTCACCATTCGGTAAATGTCCAGTTGTGCAAATTCCATCCTTCGCTGCCGACGAGCAGCGGTCAGCATGGATGAACGAAGCCAATGCAGAGGCccaaacgcagcaacgttcgctggccGGTTGTTGaggggacactgttggtagccccctggttcatttgGGTGGTCATTTGCTGAACAGTTCCAAACACGTCTATTCGCCTGTGCACATCTCCGCAGTCGACGTTAATCCAGTTGATCTGTGACCTGTGTTGCACCACAGTTGCCATTCACGACGGTTTCGTCATTTTTCCATGGAAGGTAatctttaaccacggtggcaggcGAACAGTTCATAAACGTAGTCATTTTGAAAACACTTCCCTACTTGACACGAAAGTCAATGTCATGctctttcggacgtcagataactTTGCGTCAACGGTTACACTGTTTTCCGCAACGCCTGACATGCTTAATATACCATCCACTGTTAGTGCTACCACCTTCCATCTGTGAGTGGCTGATGCACGTTGTTGTCTAGCAAAGGCGatgctcacattaatgtggctggactctGTAATTTTCTATACATCCACGATCAATGAAGACAGTTGAAAATTCATAAGGGAATATTTCTGAACCATAAAGCAGGACAAATCTGACATTAATTTAGAgatttttaattataaatacaTTTGTACATTGTTGTAGATTTACATTAACTTATTTGACACGTCACGTGCATACGAGACACTCGCTGCTTGGAATGACACCAACTTGAAGTCAGGACAATTAGAAGAAGGGATGTCCATAAAATCCGTAGTAACCACCGTAGTAGGGGAAgcctgcaaagtaaaaagtgcaatTAGCTGTCATATTAAACACTGCAAACGCTGTTAGCCGCTCCTTGCATCGGCGTACGAGACGCCGAACGTGTCACAAGTACCTTCTACACATTTACTTGGTATAATTATGTGGCTCAATCGCTATTCGTTACACAGGAGTCGCCAACATGTGAAAGCATAAAAATAATGGCACTGTGAATGTTATTAACAACTGGTTTTACTCAGATTGGCTTGCTTGAAAGCTATGAAGAATATAAACTCATCTAGTGTGCGAGTAACCAACAGTAAAGACGGTAGTGAACCGTAAACTCTTGATTTTAGTCAGGGCGAACCCAAGCGCCACAAACAAAGTTTTGGATAATCTTCAGGGATTTCCTCTGGGTATTTTGGTATGAGAGATCCATGGTCGCCGGTGACTCCTTACGGAGCGATTAGTAATGATTTATTCGGCTTGTACCGTCTGCAACAGAATCGTGCCTAGTAGAACTCAATAGCGTTCAATCCAGTCTTCCGATTGATAATAGGCTAGCGGCGTTAGCCGAGTAACCTTTGCTTCGACGAAACTACCGTTTCAACAGTGAAAACTCTGTAATATCGAATAATAACCGAAAAGTTCAACACAATTACACACAGCAGTGCAACAACCCTCGGATGTAAAAGTGTTGTGCTGTGGCTACCGTCGCTGCGGAGACACACCAGCGCAGCATCTTCTTACCGGTCTTTCATTGCATTCAGTGAAACTATGCACGAGACGAATATGGGTCGCCTGTTGATCAGCAAATCCATCCGGACGGCTGTGTATCACTGCTAAGGCACAAGTAACACTGCTGCAGAAACGAAATCCCAGACAGAAGCTAGCAGTAATAAATGCAGGTTTGAAGACGAAAATTGTAGGCATTACAGTCCTAAAAGCAAGTacagtgagtgaatggaacaagtttattTCCAATCAAGGCACGCAGTCTATATTGTCGAAGTTTCTACTGTTCTACAGACGGTTTCCATGCAATAGTTATACGAATATAAAGAAACAAAGCGAACTACAATTACTCTGCGGAATCAAGTCTACTCCATCCGAACAAGCCTCGGAAGGGCCAATGGTATCGAGCGACCACGGTGTCATCCTTACCCGATagcgcgtcactggatgcggatagggaGCGGCATGTGGTCAACAGATGTCTCTCCCGGCCGTTCTCATTTTTCGTGACCAAGAGTAGCTGCTTCTCAAAGAAGTACCTcctaaactggcctcacaagggctgagtgcaccccacttgccaaaagAGCTCGGCACActaggacggtcacccatccaagggctagccaagcccgacggcgCTTGACGTCGGTTATCTGACcgaaaccggtgttaccaatgcTGCAAGGCCTTTCGGAAATTATAGTTACCTCttatcaaaatactcagaaaatatcgctGAAGAACTTTCGAAATTTTATCGTTTGTTTTACAGTTCATCCTGTGTAATGATGAAAATGTGCACTGGAAAAACCCATGCAAGTCCCGCTAAAATTTGCCTTGAGAATTACAGCCTACTTTTGGGACACAGAAACCAGTAGCTTAACATATTTTGCATGAGCCTTGCATTGACGTTTTACGTAAGTACACATTTGAAGATATCTTTTCACTTATAAATGAATCATTCATTACACAAAAGATAGTAACGAGAGTTTCGAGTAGAGTGTACACATCTTACAGTTATTTTGGTAAGCAACAGAAATATTTACCACTAACTATTTCCATCGTCTATatacagaaaaatttggagcagaaaaATTATTTCTAGACCGTTACACCATCTCCACCGAATTTTATCGTCTTCGCAACACTAACAGACAaacactaccaccaccaccgcacGTTATCTCAAACCCTTGCGGCTGTCACATCCAGTACACGACAATATCGCGTCCAATATATCCATAGGCGAACTCAGGAGTTTTTTTTACTAGTATTAAAGAGATCGAAAAGTTAGTTTTTTTGTGTGTCTTCTGCACAGTAGCACGACCATAATGAGCGTGTCATGTCGCCACTAAAGAGATTATTTGACCAGTGGTGCCTAGGACAATGCTGCAACAAGATTCCACAACCGCAAAAAACTAGGTTCTGCCTGTAAGTTAGTTTCTTGCCCCTTTCTGACGGATAATTGGTTGAAATGTTTCCCTGACGTCTGTACTTCACACAAAATCGCTCAAAGTTGACGTGAGTGCATGTGAGTCCTTCTACATCCATCTGACGGAATAAACTATCGTGTAGACCCATACAGTCATTCTTGATTCGAGTTCATTCGATTCCCTCAGTTGGCTAATGTTGACAGGAAAAATGTCTGTGAAGCTAATTACCCTCGTATCCATAGGTTGAGATCACGCTCAGATAATTCCGTGAAAAGACTTGTTATCGCGATTTCTGATTTCACTACAAAGATCTGCAATAAATATTGGTCAAGCCTTGTCGTTCTCACTCCTGTCTCCATGAAACCATAGTTACACAGTCGGTCAGGTTTCCTTGGCGCGATTGGTTAACACTGTGCTCCCAGGTGCTGCAGAGTTACTTTTTACCTTACGAACAAAATTTCGACTACCGAACCAGACGTCTGCTCTGAGTTTATGCAACGAGCACACATTAACAGCAAACCTCGCAACACCTGGGTCGGTCGTCGAAAaaatgggcataaaatgataaaaacAACTCGACAGAAGCACAGCATTAATTAAAGCTATGTCATCTTTTGGGCATCAGTTATTAGAATTACCTCACTTAGACTATCATACTTTGTTGATTTACGGTTGGAATCTCTGCTATAGGGTCGGGATTACATATTTATGTCTCCACGGGCACATAAGTAGCATTTGGACGTTCTGCTGGGGATTCCGGGACCAGCACAACGCCCGACACCGCTCCCTAGTGTTCGTCAAAGCCTGGGCAGTGTTCAGTGCGATAGGTTCTGTTGCTGTTCTACGTCTCACTCGGATTTATGCATCACGTTTTCGTTACCGTTTGTTGATTTACACTAAGAAATGAGGCCTCATACGTCTGCATAAATTTAAACGTGACGTGCCAGACAAGAGCAAAGTTACTTCGGTAAACTTTATTTTAATCCGTTTACGTAAGGTCGTTGTACTTACTGTCACATCAACGTATTTGCTTTCTGTTGGGTTAATAAGAACTCGAGTTGCGAATAATACGGTAAATCAATTCCAATTATTTGTTTCTTATCGATGTGACTATTACGAAACTGTTACGTGAAATATTCACTTTTATCGTTTTagtagtaggagaaggaagagttATGTTTAGGAATTATTGACTCATATGGCTTAAAAACTTGACTCTGTGTATGTGCTTGCGTGTGTGAGTGTCTGTGTGATCACTTGTAATATACGTTATGCGATCGTAGTGGCATTTACAGGAAATAGAAAGGAGAATATCACAAGATGTTGCTGCAATGTCCTAGGTTCAATCCTAAACACTGCACAACTTCATAAGATTGAGGTATGTGATATTGTTCACAGTCATGGATCCACTGGATGTTGATGACCGGCAGCTCCGTTCTTGCTGTTTGAAAGGAATTTTCAGTGTTTTGGCAACGGATATCGCTCTCACCGTTTCTTGTACTGCACGCTAATACATATCAACCTAAAGGTAACACAAAAGCGCAGACACACACATTACAGTCACCCAGTCGGTGTGTTTAATTTCCTGCGGAGCACCTTCTTAGTTTATTAACACACCGTCAAATCACCTGAGGTAGAATGTTGCCTATGAAAACTATTTGGGATCATGTTACTTCTCTCGATGATCGCCACCTGAGGTCGTAAAATACACAGTAGGAGGTGGCTCACATTTTGCTTGCTGTTAACTGTCGCTCAGTAACGCAAGCGCTGAACTTACCGTATCCGTAACCGTATCCGTATCGGTAGGGAAAGCCGTATCCGTAACCATAGAAGCCAGGATACCCGTAGTAGCCAAAGCCGTACGAGCTGTCCGTCTGCAGGTCGCCCTTGGCTGCGGGGACGGGAGCGGGGGCGGCGTACGCTACCGACACCAGCCACAGCACCGCCACGGCCAGcacctgcaacaggcaggaggagtCATCATAACTGACACAAGAGAGTACACAAATGGATGGGCACAAGGAATTACAGATACAAAAAACAAGACTTGCGAAcatacatcaacaaaagttttgcatcacccagttgTTCCGAAATTAACCgcgtagcaaaacaaaagctggcTGTCAGGCCTGCGTATACATTAATCTGCAATGAATGTGCCCAGATCACTATAACAAAGaagtattaacaaaatcatctgtttACCTTTGGGCAAGGGTGAGGCGGAGGGGGGTGGGACGACGGGGGCTCTATAGCACTCCTGAGCAAAGTCAGTACGTGGTGGAGCTTCCCTTTGTTCGGATGGAGGCCTGAGTCCGTCTTAGCATACCACCGATGAGATCATCAAGTCACTCCTGGTCCAGATTGCCGCACTCTTCAATGGCTATTCTGCGTAAGTCGCACAGAGTATGTGATTATTGTCTGTGCCAAAAAACAACGTATTTCAATGGTTCTCACAAATGTTCGTTTGGGTTCATGTCCAAGGTACAGGTAAGGCACTCTGTTCTGGTGATCCTAGCACGCCGAAGGAACATGTACATGAGAACCGCACGTCGAGGACGGGAGTTATTATCTACCAAGATGAaattttccacaaagtgtgttGATGATGCAGCCACATTATTGGTAGCTTAGTCTCGTCTCTGTACCACAGAGCAATGAGATAATCCTCAACAGGCACGAGAATTGTACGGTGGCCCCATGAAGTTGCACCCCAGAACATTACTGCACTATCCGTTTGTTGAACATGGTGCACATAGTGTTGAAGGCTTTCGATATCAcctgattgcctccaaacacggtgTCTGCAATTAGCAGACTGTAAACAGATCCAAGTTTCGACCATAAACAACATCTGGCGCCATACTGGGGTGTCCATTCTGCATGGTTACTTGCCCATTTGTAACGGAGTCCATGGTATTGTGTACTGCTTGATGGTCATCATGATAGCAGCGCATTGAGAATCGCATATTAAATCGTCTGCTAACAGTTTGATACGATACGTGACATTCTGCAGCTTCTTCGGATGCCGGCTTCAGTTCTTCAGCACTAAACCCAGTGTCCCGTATAGTCAAAAGTCCTATATGTCGATAATCCGTATCGAATGTGGATGGTCTGTGCGGTGTAAGTCCTCAACGTGGCCTGTCTGTTGGAACCGACTCCATGTCTGCACTACATCATTTTGACTCTGGGGCACACTTCTAGCAATACCCCTAGTTTACAAGCCCTCTGCGCGTAATATGATGACGCAGAGCCAGTTATTGATTGCGATTGTCCGTCATCGCATGATGGATGTTCACTCTGCTGTTCCACAGTCGCCTCTAATGCATGCCTACTGGTGCTTTTGTTTCAACTGAAGTGCTTCACTCCATTCGAGAGCGGCGTTCTACAAGCATGTATAGCGTCACGGTATCTCAGCAAGTAAGTTTACAAACAACCTCAGGGGTGACTATCCGATCTGTACAGAAACTGTCAAAACAGAAGCACACATGCACGACATATCAGGGTGATGCAGaatttttgttgatgtgtgtagaaCGTTGGCAACGGTTCAGGAGGACGAAAAGCGCTACAGAGGAGAAAACAAAAATTATACGTTTTGGTAGATACAATATATAAACTCTCCAAAAATCGAATCGCTTGTTACTAAACGAAAAATTTACGGAGATCTGTGGTTCagtaagaataataataaattGAGTGACCAAAAGTCGCGATGAGGGTTCATTCATTTCAAGGTGTTCGAACGCCCGAATGTTGGGTATGGCTCGAATGTAGACAAGATATCCGAACAGCTTGGGTTACAGACAGGTGTTTAACAAACTAACAACCACGTCGCGAATTATCCGACATTGAACGTGAGATGATACCACTACAAGACGCATGAAATGTGTGTTATTGAAAAAGGTGTAAGGTTTttaacacaaaaaattcggaggcatttgtcttcatcaaGCCGTCGTTATACGCAGAGAACTACCTACCCCCTTCAAATGAATCTGTCACATTGCTGATAATGAATGATGTACAGAGCGGACACAAGCATAAGGATAAGGGCTGAATTAAGAAAGTTCATAACTGTTCTCTAAAACATACGTACAATGGGTCAGCGGATCTGAATCGGAAAAGAAGGAAGGCAGATTAGGGCTTAACGTCCCAACGGTGACGAAATTATTAGAGACAGAACGCAAACATCGACTGGAGAGCGATgagaaaggaagtcagccgtgtccttttcaaacTCGCCACCTTAACAAGTTTAGTGAAATCACTTGATGAAAATCGTCTATGCATTTGCTTCATGACGGTACCGGTACAAAAGGTGATAAACCGGTAGTTGATACAACGTTTCTACCTTCCGGAATTGCATCGCTCATCACAGCGCAGTCTCAGTGTCTGAACCTAGTACGTCTGCCaaagaaacatacataaaaaacACTTTGTGTGAAACTGATAACCATTTGAAGGCACCCGACGGAGATCTTTGGACTTCAGGTGTACCCTAGTGACAATCAGACTTAGGTGTTTGGAAAAATGAACATCTGACAAAAAAGATGTTAACTCTATTCAAAAATCATGTAACGTAGTATGCCCGTGCATACATCTTTCTGTAGGCTACTCTGTGGGAATGAACAAGAATCAGTAACCAACCAGATGTTTGACTCTTGGTGTAATCTGGCTCTTCCGGAATATCTAGAGTACAAGTTAATTCCGTGTTCCCTGACTTCCTAAAGGCCTTTTACACTGCTTCGCATCGCCATCTAATGAGCAAAATATGTAAAGGATTATCGGAACGCGTatgacattaaataaataaataaataaaaaggagagagagaaaaaaaaattgagtccTGAACATCTTGTGAAAAGAGAGACTTCGACAGAAGCGAAAGTAGTCTCCGCAACACCTCAAGAAAATGTGGTTGGCCCTTGCTGTTGACAATATTATAAACGGCATGTTAACAACTTTTTTAAATGTCAGAGGCTACTCGCATACGAATTTGTTGTGTACAGGGGGGTCACGTGCTGTTAAAAGTTGCAGGATGACTTTGAGATGAACAGATCTTTATGAAAACAGTGGTAACTAACACTCAACACAATCACAACACCCGTAAATGTAATTTCGTGcacgaaaacagatgaaaatccgaATACTACACGTGCACTAAAGTCGGTCACAACCAACAAACATATCTTGGAACATCTGTCTGAACCAACTTTAAACTGAACGAACGTATAACTCTTGCCTTGTGAAGGTTGGAGTAAAGAAGAGACTGCTATAAGAATCCCAAAGATATGTGACTTATAGAACTCTCGTTCTAcagtttgtttattattattcgacGTTTTGCATCCACTAATAACTTTAATTAACGGACGTAAGAAAGAAGACTCATAAAGAATCTGCGCGGTTATTGGCTGTTTCTTTATTCAGCGTTAGAATGTTATTGAAATGATTGAAAAATTGTGATGGGAAACAATGAAGAGTGATTACTGAGTTGCAACCACTTCACCAGAGACACACGAGGATTTGAGGAAAGCCAATGTGTCTTTCATTTCTGTTTGATTAAAATTTCCCAAGaaagcaatctacactcctggaaatggaaaaaagaacacattgacaccgctgtgtcagacccaccatacttgctccggacactgcgaaagggctgtacaagcaatgatcacacgcacggcacagcggacacaccaggaaccgcggtgttggccgtcgaatggcgctagctgcgcagcatttgtgcaccgccgctgtcagtgtcatacggagctcaatcgcagtttttaacactggtagcatgccgcgacagcgtggacgtgaaccgtatgtgcagttgacggactttgagcgagggcgtatagtgggcatgcgggaggccgggtggacgtaccgccgaattgctcaacacgtggggcgtgaggtctccacagtacatcgatgttgtcgccagtggtcggcggaaggtgcccgtgcccgtcgacctgggaccggaccgcagcgacgcacggatgcacgccaagaccgtaggatcctacgcagtgccgtaggggaccacaccgccacttcccagcaaattagggacactgttgctcctggggtatcggcgaggaccattcgcaaccgtctccatgaagctgggctacggtcccgcacaccgttaggccgtcttctgctcacgccccaacatcgtgcagcccgcctccagtggtgtcgcgacaggcgtgaatggagggacgaatggagacgtgtcgtcttcagcgatgagagtcgcttctgccttggtgccaatgatggtcgtatgcgtgtttggcgccgtgcaggtgagcgccacaatcaggactgcatacgaccgaggcacacagggccaacacccggcatcatggtgtggggagcgatctcctacactggccgtacaccactggtgatcgtcgaggggacactgaatagtgcacggtacatccaaaccgtcatcgaacccatcgttctaccattcctagaccggcaagggaacttgctgttccaacaggacgatgcacgtccgcatgtatcccgttccacccaacgtgctctagaaggtgtaagtcaactaccctggccagcaagatctccggatctgtcccccattgagcatgtttgggactggatgaagcgtcgtctcacgcggtctgcacgtccagcacgaacgctggtccaactgaggcgccaggtgggaatggcatggcaagccgttccacaggactacatccagcatctctacgatcgtctccatgggagaatatcagcctgtattgctacgaaaggtggatatacactgtactagtgccgacattgtgcatgctctgttgcctgtgtctatgtgcctgtggttctgtcagtgtgatcatgtgatgtatctgaccccaggaatgtgtcaataaagtttccccttcctgggacaattaattcacggtgttcttatttcaatttccaggagtgtatgtagcctTCCTGGATTACAACTACAAAACGCACATATTTTGAATGTTTATCATATAATGGAATGAAATGAATGCAGTTGGATTTAGAGGCGACAGTCTAATCTCTGCTCGGATTGGGCTCTACCTCATCTGTTGGATATGTGTGATTCCGTTACTTCTTCGACAGTCGTTGCTTACCTGACAACAGTGTAGGTTCTTTGGCTAACTAATGGATTTTCGCTGAAAGTTAACGCGACAAGTAAGTTTACTAAAAAACGTTTGTACAACAAATCCGTTGCGAAAGACATACTGATTATAAAAAAAAGGTGTGGTCCCTGAatcgagccctgtggaacgccaaaCGTAGCTTGTCCCAACTCAGAAGAAGATTTCATCATGAAAGCTACACCAGCTGTGTAAcatggttcgttggttggttgatttgggggaggggagcaaCCAGTGACGTCATCGGttccatcgcattagggaaggatggtaagAAAATCGGCTGTGCGATTTCAAAGGATTCATGCcggtatttgtctgaagcgatttagggaaattagcctaaatcaggatggtcgg
Encoded proteins:
- the LOC126419791 gene encoding prisilkin-39-like — protein: MVTVVAALRRPVLAVAVLWLVSVAYAAPAPVPAAKGDLQTDSSYGFGYYGYPGFYGYGYGFPYRYGYGYGYGFPYYGGYYGFYGHPFF